In a genomic window of Halalkalicoccus sp. CG83:
- a CDS encoding 30S ribosomal protein S19e, producing MTTLYDVPADALIEELSDRLADRIEEPDWAAYTKASADRELPPEQEDFWYVRAASLLRRVAVDGPVGVERLATHYGGAKRGSNRYRVAPPRQSDGSDKIIRTILQQLQEEGLVGEHGSEGREVTAEGRSLLDDVAGEVLASLVEERPELERYA from the coding sequence ATGACGACGCTCTACGACGTGCCGGCGGACGCGCTCATCGAGGAACTCTCCGATCGACTGGCCGACCGAATCGAGGAGCCCGACTGGGCCGCCTACACCAAGGCCAGCGCCGACCGCGAACTCCCCCCCGAGCAGGAGGACTTCTGGTACGTCCGCGCCGCGAGCCTGCTTCGGCGGGTCGCCGTCGACGGCCCCGTCGGCGTCGAGCGACTCGCGACCCACTACGGCGGCGCGAAGCGCGGCTCGAACCGCTATCGCGTCGCACCGCCCCGCCAGAGCGACGGCAGCGACAAGATCATCCGCACCATCCTCCAGCAGCTCCAAGAGGAGGGGTTAGTCGGCGAGCACGGCTCGGAAGGCCGCGAGGTCACCGCCGAGGGCCGCAGCCTGCTCGACGACGTCGCCGGCGAGGTCCTCGCCTCGCTCGTCGAGGAACGTCCCGAGCTCGAACGCTACGCCTGA
- a CDS encoding site-2 protease family protein, with protein sequence MSDLRAGPPPTELGHVFNVYETATDGETLRYYGSPRTSSRTVLRELWPVFRERGYEVRLTREYGEWVLVAEPVDLGIDGIPWTNLVLFVATVLSTLFAGSLWYHLDPLSAEVVHAWPFTLAIMGVLGVHELGHYVLSRYHRVNASLPYFIPIPTLIGTMGAVIKMKGQIPSRKALFDIGIAGPIAGLVATVVVTVVGLHLPPVTAPQALVGDPNAVQIELGYPPLLELLAWIVDQPLHYDNPATSVNPVVIGGWVGMFVTFLNLLPVGQLDGGHVLRAILGDQQDRIAALVPAVLFGLAGYLYYVRDVPGDAAFIWAFWGFLALVFSFVGSATPIDDRELGAGRVVVGVATLVLGLLCFTPVPIQVVG encoded by the coding sequence ATGAGCGATCTCCGGGCGGGCCCACCACCCACCGAACTCGGTCACGTTTTCAACGTTTACGAGACGGCGACCGACGGAGAGACGCTACGATACTACGGTAGTCCCCGAACCTCGAGTCGGACCGTTCTCCGGGAGCTCTGGCCCGTGTTCCGCGAGCGAGGCTACGAGGTCCGACTCACCCGCGAGTACGGCGAGTGGGTATTGGTCGCCGAACCCGTCGATCTCGGGATCGACGGGATCCCGTGGACCAACCTCGTGCTGTTCGTCGCGACCGTCCTCTCGACGCTGTTCGCGGGCTCGCTCTGGTACCACCTCGATCCGCTCTCGGCGGAGGTCGTTCACGCCTGGCCGTTCACGCTCGCGATCATGGGCGTTCTCGGCGTCCACGAGCTCGGCCACTACGTGCTGAGTCGGTATCACAGGGTGAACGCCTCGCTGCCCTACTTCATCCCGATTCCGACGCTGATCGGAACCATGGGCGCGGTGATCAAGATGAAGGGACAGATCCCCAGCCGGAAGGCGCTGTTCGACATCGGCATCGCCGGCCCGATCGCAGGGCTCGTGGCGACGGTCGTCGTCACCGTCGTCGGACTCCACCTCCCGCCGGTCACCGCGCCCCAGGCGCTCGTAGGTGATCCCAACGCCGTCCAGATCGAACTGGGGTACCCGCCGTTGCTCGAACTGCTCGCGTGGATCGTCGATCAGCCGCTCCACTACGACAACCCCGCGACGTCGGTCAACCCGGTGGTGATCGGCGGCTGGGTCGGGATGTTCGTCACGTTTCTCAACCTGCTCCCGGTCGGACAGCTCGACGGCGGGCACGTCCTCCGGGCGATCCTCGGCGATCAACAGGACCGGATCGCCGCGCTCGTTCCCGCGGTGCTGTTCGGACTGGCCGGCTATCTCTACTACGTCCGTGACGTCCCCGGCGACGCCGCGTTCATCTGGGCGTTCTGGGGCTTTCTCGCGCTGGTGTTCTCCTTCGTCGGCTCGGCCACGCCGATCGACGACCGGGAGCTCGGCGCCGGACGGGTAGTCGTCGGGGTCGCGACGCTCGTCCTCGGCCTGCTCTGTTTCACGCCGGTGCCGATCCAGGTCGTGGGTTAG
- the pyrH gene encoding UMP kinase, with amino-acid sequence MNVVVSIGGSVLAPNLGDDRVEEHAAVIEDLADDGCSIGAVVGGGGVARAYIAAAREIGANEIELDTIGIDVTRINARLLIAALGESVAPAPATNYEDAGEVLRNGDVCVMGGVAPAQTTDAVSAALAEYVNADLLVYATSVPGVFDADPQEDDDAERFDRITASELVDTIADIEMTAGSSAPVDLLAAKIIERSGMRTIVLDGTEPARITSAVRYGDHDGTDVIPEGVGDEPTYWAENER; translated from the coding sequence ATGAACGTGGTCGTTTCTATCGGCGGCAGCGTGCTCGCGCCGAATCTCGGCGACGACCGGGTCGAGGAGCACGCCGCCGTCATCGAGGACCTCGCCGACGACGGCTGTTCGATCGGCGCGGTGGTCGGCGGCGGCGGGGTAGCCCGCGCGTACATCGCCGCCGCCCGTGAGATCGGAGCCAACGAGATCGAGCTCGACACCATCGGAATCGACGTCACCCGGATCAACGCCCGGCTGTTGATCGCCGCGCTCGGCGAGTCGGTCGCCCCTGCGCCCGCGACGAACTACGAGGACGCCGGAGAGGTGCTCCGGAACGGCGACGTCTGCGTGATGGGTGGGGTCGCCCCCGCGCAGACGACCGACGCGGTCAGCGCCGCGCTCGCGGAGTACGTCAACGCGGACCTGCTCGTCTACGCCACGAGCGTCCCGGGCGTCTTCGACGCCGATCCGCAGGAGGACGACGACGCAGAGCGGTTCGACCGGATCACCGCGAGCGAGCTCGTCGACACCATCGCGGACATCGAGATGACCGCCGGCTCCTCGGCGCCCGTGGACCTGCTCGCCGCGAAGATCATCGAGCGCTCGGGGATGCGCACGATCGTCCTCGACGGCACCGAGCCCGCGCGGATCACGAGCGCCGTCCGATACGGGGATCACGACGGAACCGACGTGATCCCCGAGGGCGTCGGCGACGAACCCACCTACTGGGCGGAGAATGAACGCTGA
- the lysS gene encoding lysine--tRNA ligase: protein MNAETDADPYTLHEDEPNEGRRGYVFWADEIADEIEGRNPDEPIIVKGGISPSGVPHLGNVNEILRGYFVAEVLRQRGHEVRQVFTADDRDRLRGLPRKLADLDGEIVDLGEVDAGALGRNLGRPYTDVPDPFGCCESYGAHFSELIRRSAEAIDVPLEIASNTRMYEEGEFEDATRRLLANREHAREVLSAYQGGVDEEYVPFLARCESCGHLTDRVTAVDLEAGTVEYECVDVEAGEQIIEGCGHEGTATLREGKLPWRFEWVAQWEILGVDFEPFGKDHAEGSWPSGVDIARNVFEFEPPVPMVYEWFTLNGEPFSSSAGNVMLVSEVLELIEPEVLRYFFAKDPSRARDFDVERIDLLVDEFDRLERIYFGEEEASERERARAERVYPFCVEEVREDRIRLPYTFAAVLGMTDDPDLREEIARREGHISAETPEWAIEEALSRVERARTWARQTGNEYDYELQRTELPAVDLDPAVERALSELADFVEDHDDPEAIQGEIYETAKRHDVPVGEFFATGYRLFFDQEQGPKLGPFLAKLDREFVLARLRRER, encoded by the coding sequence ATGAACGCTGAGACCGACGCGGACCCGTACACGCTCCACGAGGACGAGCCGAACGAGGGACGGCGAGGCTACGTCTTCTGGGCCGACGAGATCGCCGACGAGATCGAGGGGAGGAACCCCGACGAGCCGATCATCGTCAAGGGCGGCATCTCCCCCTCCGGCGTGCCGCACCTGGGCAACGTCAACGAGATCCTCCGGGGCTACTTCGTCGCCGAGGTGTTGCGCCAGCGCGGCCACGAGGTCCGGCAGGTGTTCACCGCGGACGACCGTGACCGCCTCAGAGGGCTGCCCCGCAAGCTCGCGGATCTCGACGGCGAGATCGTCGATCTCGGCGAGGTCGACGCGGGCGCGCTCGGGCGCAACCTCGGCAGACCCTACACCGACGTCCCCGATCCCTTCGGCTGCTGTGAGTCCTACGGCGCACACTTCTCCGAACTGATCCGACGCAGCGCCGAGGCGATCGACGTTCCGCTCGAGATCGCCTCGAACACCCGAATGTACGAGGAGGGCGAGTTCGAGGACGCGACCCGCCGGCTGCTCGCAAACCGCGAGCACGCCCGCGAGGTGCTCTCTGCGTACCAGGGCGGCGTCGACGAGGAGTACGTGCCGTTCCTCGCGCGATGTGAGAGCTGCGGCCACCTGACCGACCGGGTGACCGCCGTGGATCTCGAGGCGGGGACCGTCGAGTACGAGTGCGTCGACGTCGAGGCCGGCGAGCAGATCATCGAGGGCTGTGGCCACGAGGGAACCGCCACGCTACGCGAGGGAAAGCTCCCCTGGCGCTTCGAGTGGGTCGCCCAGTGGGAGATCCTCGGCGTCGACTTCGAGCCGTTCGGGAAGGACCACGCGGAGGGATCGTGGCCGAGCGGGGTCGACATCGCGCGAAACGTCTTCGAATTCGAGCCGCCGGTGCCGATGGTCTACGAGTGGTTCACGCTCAACGGCGAGCCCTTCTCCTCCTCGGCGGGCAACGTGATGCTCGTCTCGGAGGTGCTGGAGCTGATCGAGCCCGAAGTGCTTCGCTACTTCTTCGCGAAGGACCCCAGCCGCGCCCGGGACTTCGACGTCGAACGCATCGATCTCCTCGTGGACGAGTTCGACCGGCTCGAACGGATCTACTTCGGCGAGGAGGAGGCGAGCGAGCGCGAGCGAGCGCGCGCAGAACGGGTCTATCCGTTCTGCGTCGAGGAGGTACGCGAGGACCGGATCCGTCTGCCGTACACGTTCGCGGCCGTGCTGGGCATGACCGACGATCCCGACCTCCGCGAGGAGATCGCCCGCCGTGAGGGACACATCTCCGCGGAGACCCCCGAATGGGCGATCGAGGAGGCGCTCTCGCGCGTCGAACGGGCCCGCACCTGGGCGCGGCAGACCGGAAACGAGTACGACTACGAGCTCCAGCGGACCGAGCTACCCGCAGTCGATCTCGACCCTGCCGTCGAGCGGGCGCTCTCGGAGCTCGCGGACTTCGTCGAGGACCACGACGACCCCGAGGCGATCCAGGGCGAGATCTACGAGACCGCGAAGCGCCACGACGTACCGGTCGGCGAGTTCTTCGCGACCGGCTATCGGCTCTTCTTCGACCAGGAGCAGGGGCCGAAGCTCGGCCCGTTCCTCGCGAAGCTCGACCGCGAGTTCGTCCTCGCGCGGCTGCGTCGCGAGCGTTGA
- a CDS encoding DMT family transporter, with protein MDPGLAVAVLAACVWGSYLFALKRYFPSYSASVIVTVVHPLAIALYLPVAVGSMPAAGPSPIRLLLDGGVGIAVIVVSNSLAFMAFIRAIAVGEISYVAPISKIVPVFVLPLEILLLGEHLTSLQLAGIALATVAVYVANFQGGAWLAPLRRAAGSRAAGFALLSAALYAVGDVGRRVTLQELAVPPSLLVVSLLGGMAIVLAPQAIRTWPGGVRADLPKFLAAGAVVAVGEHTTAIAFSSLPASIASPIINTQAIVAVVLGGLVLREEAFALRLFAAALAICGVTLIAI; from the coding sequence ATGGACCCCGGACTCGCCGTCGCCGTGCTCGCCGCGTGCGTCTGGGGTAGCTATCTGTTCGCGCTGAAACGCTACTTCCCGTCGTACTCCGCGAGCGTCATCGTCACCGTCGTCCACCCCCTCGCGATCGCGCTCTACCTGCCGGTCGCGGTCGGCTCGATGCCCGCGGCCGGCCCGTCGCCGATCCGGCTGTTGCTCGACGGCGGCGTCGGTATCGCGGTGATCGTCGTCTCGAACTCGCTCGCGTTCATGGCGTTCATCCGCGCGATCGCGGTCGGCGAGATCTCCTACGTCGCGCCGATCAGCAAGATCGTGCCGGTGTTCGTTCTGCCGCTGGAGATCCTCCTGCTCGGCGAGCATCTCACCTCGCTCCAGCTGGCGGGGATCGCGCTGGCGACGGTCGCGGTGTACGTCGCGAACTTCCAGGGCGGCGCGTGGCTCGCGCCGCTGCGTCGGGCCGCGGGCTCGCGGGCCGCGGGGTTCGCGTTGCTGAGCGCGGCGCTCTACGCCGTCGGCGACGTCGGCCGCCGTGTGACCCTCCAGGAGCTCGCCGTCCCGCCATCGCTGTTGGTCGTCTCGCTGCTCGGTGGGATGGCAATCGTGCTCGCCCCGCAGGCGATCCGGACCTGGCCCGGCGGCGTTCGCGCCGATCTCCCGAAGTTCCTCGCCGCGGGAGCCGTCGTCGCCGTCGGCGAGCACACCACCGCGATCGCCTTCTCGAGCCTCCCGGCGAGCATCGCCTCGCCGATCATCAACACGCAGGCGATCGTCGCGGTCGTGCTCGGGGGGCTGGTGCTGCGCGAGGAGGCGTTCGCGCTCCGGCTGTTCGCGGCGGCGCTCGCGATCTGTGGCGTGACGCTGATCGCGATCTGA
- a CDS encoding PDZ domain-containing protein, with translation MSTLTWVLLGVVVYWTALLALRNRGALPGYVGTQGPIITLHTKRGRAVLDRLSRPKRFWRAFSNVGVGIALVVMMLSFVFVLFAAISALYASEQTAVTEPRNVVVIPGVNDFLPLSVAPEIVFGLLVALVVHEGAHGLLCRVEGIEIDSMGIALLAIVPIGAFVEPDQESQRRADRGGKTRMFAAGVTANMVVMIVAFGLLFGPVTGAIAVAPGAAVGGTFPGSPAAEAGIDAGDRITAIDGEPIDDEAALESAVAEGDATATVTVDGEREVTVERSAFVVGAAEDGPAGLSTSDTIVAVDGEPVTTESEFRSAISEEGVVTVETDDGQEHTFPAGALSTVSEDGAASETGMPTGEQVVITAIDGERVVDSSALTAALQETEPGQTVEVEAYVDGEPATYTVELGEHPEGDHGAIGIQVQPGVTGVVVNDFGIQPYPANAFLSMLGGGEGGTSTFISAIGVALLLPIASVTGFATFNFAGFTGYVTNFYVVEGALAPLGGGVFLLANLLFWTGWINLNLAFFNCIPAFPLDGGHILRTSTEAIVSRLPFEASYELTKTVTISVGVTMLVGLLVMIFGQGLLV, from the coding sequence ATGAGTACGCTCACGTGGGTGCTGCTCGGCGTCGTCGTCTACTGGACGGCGCTGCTCGCGCTCCGTAACCGGGGCGCGCTGCCGGGCTACGTCGGCACCCAGGGCCCGATAATTACCCTCCACACCAAACGCGGTCGAGCGGTGCTCGATCGCCTCTCGCGACCGAAGCGGTTCTGGCGGGCGTTCAGCAACGTCGGCGTCGGAATCGCGCTCGTCGTGATGATGCTGTCGTTCGTCTTCGTCCTCTTCGCGGCGATCTCGGCGCTGTACGCCTCCGAACAGACCGCCGTCACCGAGCCCAGAAACGTCGTCGTCATCCCCGGCGTCAACGACTTCCTCCCCCTCTCGGTCGCCCCCGAGATCGTCTTCGGCCTGCTCGTCGCGCTGGTCGTCCACGAGGGCGCCCACGGACTGCTCTGTCGGGTCGAGGGGATCGAGATCGACTCGATGGGGATCGCCCTCCTGGCGATCGTCCCGATCGGCGCGTTCGTCGAACCGGACCAGGAGAGCCAGCGGCGCGCCGACCGCGGCGGCAAGACGCGGATGTTCGCCGCCGGCGTCACCGCGAACATGGTCGTGATGATCGTCGCCTTCGGGCTCCTGTTCGGCCCGGTGACGGGTGCGATCGCGGTCGCTCCCGGCGCGGCCGTCGGCGGCACGTTCCCGGGATCGCCGGCCGCAGAGGCGGGGATCGACGCCGGCGACCGGATCACCGCGATCGACGGCGAACCGATCGACGACGAGGCCGCCCTCGAGTCGGCAGTCGCGGAGGGCGACGCGACGGCGACCGTCACCGTCGATGGCGAACGCGAGGTGACCGTCGAGCGTTCTGCGTTCGTCGTCGGGGCCGCCGAGGACGGCCCCGCGGGGCTCTCGACCAGTGACACGATCGTCGCAGTCGACGGCGAGCCAGTGACCACCGAGAGCGAGTTCCGCAGCGCCATCTCCGAGGAGGGGGTCGTCACCGTCGAGACCGACGACGGCCAGGAGCACACCTTCCCCGCAGGGGCGCTCTCGACCGTCAGCGAGGACGGCGCCGCGAGCGAGACCGGGATGCCGACGGGCGAGCAGGTAGTGATAACGGCGATCGACGGCGAACGAGTCGTCGACAGCAGCGCGCTGACCGCCGCCCTCCAGGAGACCGAGCCCGGACAGACCGTCGAGGTCGAGGCCTACGTCGACGGCGAACCAGCGACGTACACGGTCGAACTCGGCGAGCACCCCGAGGGTGACCACGGCGCCATAGGAATACAGGTACAGCCAGGCGTCACCGGCGTCGTGGTCAACGACTTCGGGATCCAGCCCTATCCGGCGAACGCGTTCCTCTCGATGCTCGGCGGCGGGGAGGGGGGAACGAGCACGTTCATCAGCGCGATCGGCGTCGCGCTCCTGCTGCCGATCGCCTCCGTCACCGGGTTCGCGACGTTCAACTTCGCGGGGTTCACGGGCTACGTGACGAACTTCTACGTCGTCGAGGGCGCGTTGGCACCGCTGGGCGGCGGCGTCTTCCTGCTCGCGAACCTGCTGTTCTGGACCGGCTGGATCAACCTCAACCTCGCCTTCTTCAACTGCATCCCCGCCTTCCCGCTCGACGGCGGACACATCCTCCGGACCAGCACCGAGGCGATCGTCTCACGGCTGCCGTTCGAGGCGAGCTACGAACTCACGAAGACGGTGACGATCTCCGTCGGCGTCACGATGCTCGTCGGACTGCTCGTGATGATCTTCGGCCAGGGACTGCTGGTGTGA
- a CDS encoding DNA-binding protein, which yields MSGSPDDERLEELRQKKLEQLQEQQEGAGSEEARAQAQEQQQQQADAQKKAMLRKHLTDGARQRLNSVRMSKPDFADQVERQILGLAQSGRIQGKIDEEKMKQLLRELTPDSQSYDIRRR from the coding sequence ATGAGCGGAAGCCCCGACGACGAGCGGCTCGAGGAGCTCAGACAGAAGAAGCTCGAACAGCTTCAGGAGCAACAGGAGGGCGCGGGTTCCGAGGAGGCACGAGCCCAGGCCCAGGAGCAACAACAGCAGCAGGCGGACGCCCAGAAGAAGGCGATGCTCCGCAAACACCTCACCGACGGCGCACGACAACGACTCAACTCCGTCCGGATGAGCAAGCCCGACTTCGCCGACCAGGTCGAGCGACAGATCCTCGGGCTGGCCCAGAGCGGACGCATCCAGGGCAAGATCGACGAGGAGAAGATGAAACAGCTGCTTCGCGAACTCACGCCGGACAGCCAGAGCTACGACATTCGCCGGCGCTGA
- a CDS encoding molybdopterin synthase, with amino-acid sequence MYTLGIVGPAGATTALTGRIAEHLAERGRVATVERLDEPPADATGLDADERETSMGTTYGIADDGSWVASGADRGLEAILDDLAPEHDYAVVEGFDDAMIPQVVLGERGGRGPVLAEATDAGDVDVERVCDALESTEPHVTLETLVSRVKRSPRADRAGAIATFTGRVREKDGADDAPTEALEFETYEGVADRRLTALREELESRDGVYEVRMHHRTGLIPTGEDIVFVVVLAGHRGEAFRTVEDGINRLKSEVPIFKKEVTTDEEFWVHTRD; translated from the coding sequence ATGTACACGCTCGGAATCGTCGGCCCCGCCGGCGCCACGACGGCCCTCACAGGACGGATCGCCGAACACCTCGCGGAGCGCGGCCGGGTCGCGACGGTCGAACGCCTGGACGAACCCCCGGCGGACGCGACCGGACTCGACGCCGACGAGCGCGAGACGAGTATGGGGACGACCTACGGGATCGCCGACGACGGAAGCTGGGTCGCGTCCGGGGCGGATCGAGGCCTCGAAGCGATCCTCGACGATCTCGCTCCCGAACACGACTACGCGGTCGTCGAGGGGTTCGACGACGCCATGATCCCGCAGGTGGTGCTCGGGGAGCGCGGGGGCCGTGGACCGGTGCTCGCCGAGGCGACCGACGCCGGGGACGTGGACGTCGAGCGCGTCTGCGACGCGCTCGAGTCGACCGAGCCCCACGTCACGCTCGAGACGCTCGTCTCGCGGGTCAAGCGCTCGCCCCGGGCCGACCGCGCGGGTGCGATCGCCACCTTCACCGGTCGGGTGCGCGAGAAGGACGGCGCGGACGACGCCCCGACCGAGGCGCTCGAGTTCGAGACGTACGAAGGCGTCGCAGACCGACGTCTCACCGCGCTCCGCGAGGAGCTCGAATCGCGCGACGGTGTCTACGAGGTTCGCATGCACCACCGGACGGGCCTCATCCCGACGGGCGAGGACATCGTCTTCGTCGTCGTCCTGGCGGGCCACCGCGGTGAGGCGTTTCGCACCGTCGAGGACGGCATCAATCGGCTGAAGAGCGAGGTGCCCATCTTCAAAAAGGAGGTCACGACCGACGAGGAGTTCTGGGTCCACACCCGCGACTGA
- a CDS encoding DUF4013 domain-containing protein: MREDDPKRGTDRRVASHGERSGVIAGVEKAIRYPTESDDVVRTVAIGGLLMLFGFLVVPLFVVGGYAIRVLDRTASGDDAPPTFDAWGEMTVTGLKAVVIGFVYMLLPTVVGGGVFLVGVLGVGVSGDGAIAGLGLLGAMLGGLLWFALSLLVAYLVPAALANFAETPTLGAGFDLGTLKPVWLSRTYALGWATAFLVLLIGGLVTAVLNVVPVLGTIAGAFVGFYFAIAAYSVIGHTWADVSTVPRRDHETLNDPAV; encoded by the coding sequence ATGAGAGAAGACGATCCGAAACGCGGAACCGACCGGAGAGTAGCGAGCCACGGCGAGCGATCCGGAGTGATCGCGGGCGTCGAGAAGGCGATCAGGTATCCCACGGAGAGCGACGACGTCGTGCGAACCGTCGCCATCGGCGGCCTGCTGATGCTGTTCGGATTTCTCGTCGTCCCGCTGTTCGTCGTCGGGGGATACGCCATCAGGGTACTCGACCGTACCGCGAGCGGCGATGACGCCCCGCCGACGTTCGACGCGTGGGGAGAGATGACCGTGACCGGCCTCAAGGCGGTCGTCATCGGCTTCGTCTACATGCTGCTCCCGACGGTCGTGGGCGGGGGCGTCTTTCTCGTCGGCGTCCTCGGGGTGGGCGTCTCCGGTGACGGGGCGATCGCGGGTCTCGGGCTGCTCGGCGCGATGCTGGGGGGGCTGCTCTGGTTCGCTCTCTCGCTGCTGGTCGCCTACCTAGTTCCGGCGGCATTGGCGAACTTCGCCGAGACGCCCACGCTCGGCGCCGGATTCGACCTCGGAACGCTGAAGCCGGTCTGGCTGTCCCGGACGTACGCCCTCGGCTGGGCGACCGCGTTCCTCGTGTTGTTGATCGGCGGGCTCGTCACGGCGGTCCTCAACGTCGTTCCGGTTCTGGGGACGATCGCGGGGGCGTTCGTGGGGTTTTACTTCGCGATCGCGGCCTACTCCGTGATCGGCCACACCTGGGCGGACGTGTCTACGGTGCCGCGTCGCGACCACGAGACGCTGAACGATCCCGCCGTCTGA
- a CDS encoding DUF7836 family putative zinc-binding protein, whose amino-acid sequence MDETFVRLICPGCQTTWKRPPGELPTHDHDFACHDCETERRLSEFTRTDHDLAVLKQFQG is encoded by the coding sequence ATGGACGAGACGTTCGTCCGGCTCATCTGTCCCGGCTGTCAGACGACCTGGAAACGGCCGCCCGGCGAACTGCCCACCCACGACCACGACTTCGCGTGTCACGACTGTGAGACCGAGCGCCGTCTTTCGGAGTTCACCCGGACCGATCACGACCTCGCGGTGTTGAAGCAGTTCCAGGGGTAG
- a CDS encoding DUF7123 family protein, which produces MSTTTQPSTTAESKEERLKRYLNQRAAGGELYFKGKFIADEVDLSPKEIGAIMVKLRDSADDLNIEKWSYTSATTWRVTPAQ; this is translated from the coding sequence ATGAGCACAACGACGCAGCCCTCTACGACGGCGGAATCGAAGGAAGAACGGCTTAAGCGGTACCTTAACCAGCGCGCTGCCGGCGGCGAGCTGTACTTCAAGGGCAAGTTCATCGCGGACGAGGTGGACCTCTCGCCCAAGGAGATCGGCGCGATCATGGTGAAGCTCCGCGACTCGGCCGACGACCTGAACATCGAGAAGTGGTCCTACACGAGTGCGACGACCTGGCGCGTAACCCCCGCCCAGTGA
- the thiL gene encoding thiamine-phosphate kinase: MDERAALGSIAAALDHAGDDAAVVDGQVLTTDMLHETTDFPDGTTRYTAGWRAVGASLSDVAAMGAEATAAVAVYAAPTFVERELLDFLAGARDVCEAVGAEYVGGDLDANEEFTVATTALGRTDEPIHRSGAQPGEAVCVTGTLGRSAAALRLFERGEAGRANECFRFVPRVAAGRALAPHASAMMDSSDGLARSLHQLAEASGCGFAIERDAIPVDETLREVAESEATTLATTFGEDFELVFTLPERSSGLLEGDVEVPITVVGEVTESDLTIDGEALPDRGFTH; the protein is encoded by the coding sequence ATGGACGAACGGGCCGCGCTGGGATCGATCGCCGCCGCGCTCGACCACGCGGGCGACGACGCCGCCGTGGTTGACGGACAGGTGCTCACGACCGACATGCTCCACGAGACGACGGACTTCCCCGACGGGACGACCCGCTATACGGCGGGCTGGCGGGCGGTCGGTGCGTCGCTGTCGGACGTCGCGGCGATGGGCGCGGAGGCGACGGCGGCGGTCGCCGTCTACGCCGCCCCGACGTTCGTCGAGCGCGAGCTCCTCGACTTCCTCGCGGGCGCACGCGACGTCTGCGAGGCCGTCGGCGCGGAGTACGTCGGCGGCGACCTCGACGCCAACGAGGAGTTCACCGTCGCGACGACGGCGCTCGGACGGACCGACGAGCCGATCCACCGTTCGGGGGCCCAGCCCGGCGAGGCCGTCTGCGTCACGGGAACGCTCGGTCGGAGCGCGGCCGCCCTTCGACTCTTCGAGCGCGGCGAGGCTGGACGAGCGAACGAGTGCTTTCGGTTCGTCCCCCGGGTCGCAGCCGGCCGTGCGCTCGCGCCGCACGCGAGCGCGATGATGGACTCGAGCGACGGCCTGGCGCGTTCGCTCCATCAGCTCGCCGAGGCGAGCGGCTGTGGCTTCGCGATAGAGCGCGACGCGATCCCGGTCGACGAGACGCTTCGGGAGGTCGCGGAAAGCGAGGCGACCACGCTCGCGACCACCTTCGGCGAGGACTTTGAACTGGTGTTCACGCTTCCCGAGCGGTCGAGCGGGCTCCTCGAAGGAGACGTCGAGGTCCCGATCACCGTCGTCGGCGAGGTGACCGAGTCGGATCTCACGATCGACGGCGAGGCGCTCCCGGACCGGGGCTTCACCCACTAA
- a CDS encoding DUF7411 family protein, protein MDLGLLYSGGKDSSLAALLLSAFYDVTLVTARFGITDDWRHAERAAEGTAFDFRPLELDRAVAEAAVERMLEDGYPRNGIQQVHVHALERLAGEEFNAVADGTRRDDRVPSVSRARAQSLEDRHGVDYVAPLSGFGRGAVDGLVEENLTVEVGPSESIERADYEAELRALLAERAGAEAVADVFPDHEQTSVTGFRSR, encoded by the coding sequence ATGGATCTCGGGCTGCTCTACAGCGGCGGCAAGGACTCATCGCTCGCGGCGCTCTTGCTCTCGGCCTTCTACGACGTCACCCTCGTGACGGCCCGCTTCGGAATCACCGACGACTGGCGACACGCGGAACGAGCGGCGGAGGGAACGGCGTTCGACTTCCGACCCCTGGAGCTCGATCGGGCGGTGGCCGAGGCCGCGGTCGAACGGATGCTCGAGGACGGCTACCCACGAAACGGCATCCAGCAGGTCCACGTCCACGCGCTGGAACGGCTCGCGGGCGAGGAGTTCAACGCGGTCGCGGACGGTACCCGTCGGGACGACCGCGTCCCCTCGGTCTCCCGGGCACGGGCCCAGAGCCTCGAGGATCGCCACGGCGTCGACTACGTCGCACCGCTGTCGGGGTTCGGACGAGGTGCGGTCGACGGGCTGGTCGAGGAGAACCTGACCGTCGAGGTCGGTCCGAGCGAGTCGATCGAGCGCGCCGACTACGAGGCCGAACTCCGTGCGCTGCTCGCGGAGAGGGCGGGAGCCGAGGCCGTCGCCGACGTCTTTCCCGACCACGAACAGACCTCCGTCACCGGCTTCCGATCACGATAA